In one window of Sinorhizobium chiapasense DNA:
- the msuE gene encoding FMN reductase — MPDKRVVGISGNITRPSKTRTFVDHIVHRLALGVAASAQTFDIEDFGPSLPHARRLDDLAPEARYIVSQAVAADVLVVGSPTFKGSYTGLFKHCFDLFDPSSLRGKPVILAATGGGERHSLIVEHQLRPLFGFFEALAMPTAIYASDKDFADGALISEAIHARLGQAVDEATRVLGRSGRSDRRSIAA, encoded by the coding sequence ATGCCGGATAAAAGAGTGGTCGGAATCTCGGGGAACATCACGCGCCCGTCCAAAACCCGGACGTTCGTCGATCATATCGTTCATCGGCTTGCACTGGGCGTTGCGGCCTCGGCACAGACGTTCGACATCGAGGACTTCGGCCCGTCTCTGCCACATGCAAGGCGGTTGGACGATCTCGCTCCCGAGGCGCGCTACATCGTCAGCCAGGCGGTTGCGGCGGACGTCCTGGTGGTCGGTTCACCGACGTTCAAAGGCAGCTACACCGGACTGTTCAAGCACTGCTTCGACCTCTTCGATCCCTCGTCGCTGCGCGGCAAGCCGGTCATCCTTGCGGCAACGGGCGGCGGCGAGCGTCATTCGCTGATCGTCGAGCACCAGCTGCGCCCGCTGTTCGGATTCTTTGAAGCACTGGCAATGCCGACGGCAATCTACGCGTCGGACAAGGACTTCGCGGACGGCGCCCTGATCTCGGAAGCGATCCATGCCCGGCTCGGGCAGGCGGTCGACGAAGCAACGCGCGTGCTGGGACGCTCCGGACGCTCCGACCGGCGGAGCATCGCCGCTTAG
- a CDS encoding LLM class flavin-dependent oxidoreductase codes for MTRKIKLGAFLPGGGQHIAAWRHPEAPADGATSFEFHKKLAQTAERGLFDAYFLADNLSVGLGGREGGNAKIAGFEPVTLFAALAPLTTHIGFIATASTTYEEPYTLARKFASLDLLSNGRAGWNVVTSAGDETARNFNRETQPSHSERYERAHEHVETVKALWDSWEDDAFIRDKATGRFFDAGRVHDINHRGKHFAVKGPLNAPRPVQGHPVVVQAGQSEDGRGLAAATAEVIFTAHQNLSSAQEFYRDIKARVGRAGRNLEHVLIMPGVAPFVGRTEEEARSKYERLNELIVPEDGVALLNGLTGGTLDLTGYPLDGPLPVSQETEGMKSRQALIRKIADEHGFTIRQLYQWIATARGHYTVVGSVEQVADQLEEWFRNEAADGFNILPPWLPGALDDFVDLVIPELQRRGLFRTAYEGRTLRENLGLPRPENPWTQSRQTVQAAE; via the coding sequence ATGACCAGAAAGATCAAACTCGGCGCCTTTCTGCCCGGCGGCGGCCAGCATATCGCCGCCTGGAGACACCCGGAGGCTCCGGCCGACGGGGCGACGAGTTTCGAGTTCCACAAGAAGCTTGCGCAGACGGCCGAACGCGGCCTGTTCGACGCCTATTTCCTGGCGGACAATCTCTCGGTCGGGCTCGGGGGGCGTGAAGGCGGGAACGCCAAGATAGCAGGATTCGAACCGGTCACGCTGTTTGCCGCACTCGCACCGTTGACGACGCATATCGGCTTCATCGCGACCGCGTCGACCACCTACGAGGAGCCCTATACGCTCGCCCGCAAATTCGCGTCGCTCGATCTTCTGTCCAACGGCCGGGCCGGGTGGAACGTGGTGACTTCGGCGGGAGACGAGACGGCTCGCAACTTCAACAGGGAGACGCAGCCGAGCCATTCCGAGCGCTATGAGCGCGCCCATGAGCATGTCGAAACGGTGAAGGCCCTCTGGGACAGCTGGGAGGACGACGCCTTCATCCGTGACAAGGCGACCGGCCGCTTCTTTGACGCCGGACGCGTCCACGACATCAATCACCGGGGCAAGCATTTCGCGGTGAAAGGGCCGCTGAACGCGCCGCGCCCGGTACAGGGCCACCCGGTCGTCGTCCAGGCGGGACAATCCGAAGACGGACGCGGGCTTGCCGCTGCGACAGCGGAAGTGATCTTCACCGCCCATCAGAATCTCAGTTCCGCCCAGGAGTTCTACCGGGACATCAAGGCACGCGTCGGACGCGCAGGACGCAACCTCGAGCACGTGCTGATCATGCCGGGTGTCGCGCCCTTTGTCGGCCGTACCGAAGAAGAGGCGCGCAGCAAGTACGAGCGGCTGAACGAGCTCATCGTTCCTGAGGACGGTGTCGCCCTGCTCAACGGATTGACCGGTGGAACGCTCGACCTGACCGGATATCCGCTCGACGGTCCGCTCCCCGTCAGCCAGGAAACCGAAGGAATGAAGAGCCGCCAGGCGCTGATCCGCAAGATCGCCGACGAGCACGGTTTCACGATCCGGCAGCTCTACCAGTGGATCGCGACGGCGAGAGGTCACTACACCGTCGTCGGCAGCGTCGAGCAGGTCGCCGATCAGCTCGAGGAATGGTTCCGCAACGAAGCCGCCGACGGGTTCAACATCTTGCCGCCGTGGCTTCCCGGCGCGCTCGACGACTTTGTCGACCTTGTGATTCCGGAACTGCAGCGCCGGGGGCTGTTCCGGACCGCTTACGAAGGCCGCACGCTTCGTGAAAACCTCGGCCTCCCCAGGCCGGAAAATCCGTGGACGCAATCGCGCCAGACCGTTCAGGCCGCGGAATAA
- a CDS encoding ABC transporter permease, translating to MSLQDVDRSILANGGVKAEEYLQRAGAKLRQWLSRYGLLAAFLVFWQAASSGGWINPAVFPPIDAILSAMWRGVFGGALLDDIAISLQRSGLAFVAAVLVAIPLGLFMGQVRPIEQALDPILQLFRQTSALALYPVFILLLGLGEASKVFVIFWATLFPLLLNTISGVKEVDSKLIEMARVYGASRSTVFRRVVLPGAVPSIFVGLRLSATTALLLLIASEMIGANKGVGFQVMNAQYNFQIPLMFAAIFILAGLGLIANYALVFAQRRLCRWSDVSI from the coding sequence ATGAGCTTACAGGATGTCGACAGATCAATCCTCGCCAACGGTGGCGTGAAAGCCGAAGAATATCTTCAGCGGGCCGGCGCAAAACTTCGCCAGTGGCTGTCGCGCTACGGACTTCTGGCTGCCTTTCTCGTCTTCTGGCAAGCCGCTAGCAGCGGCGGCTGGATCAACCCGGCCGTTTTCCCGCCGATCGACGCGATCCTTTCTGCGATGTGGAGAGGGGTCTTCGGCGGAGCCTTGCTCGACGACATCGCCATCAGCCTGCAACGATCCGGCCTGGCCTTCGTGGCGGCTGTGCTGGTGGCGATACCGCTCGGCCTGTTCATGGGGCAGGTGCGCCCGATCGAGCAGGCGCTTGACCCGATCCTTCAGCTCTTCAGGCAGACATCGGCGCTGGCGCTTTATCCGGTGTTCATCCTGCTGCTCGGGCTCGGTGAGGCATCCAAGGTCTTCGTGATCTTCTGGGCGACATTGTTCCCGCTGCTCTTGAACACGATCAGCGGGGTCAAGGAAGTCGATTCGAAGCTGATCGAAATGGCGCGTGTCTATGGAGCGTCCCGTTCGACAGTGTTCCGGCGCGTCGTCCTGCCCGGCGCCGTTCCGTCCATCTTCGTCGGCCTGCGCCTGAGCGCAACCACCGCGCTCTTGCTGCTGATCGCCTCCGAGATGATCGGCGCGAACAAGGGGGTCGGCTTCCAGGTCATGAACGCCCAGTACAACTTCCAGATACCCCTCATGTTCGCGGCGATCTTCATCCTCGCAGGACTCGGGCTTATCGCCAACTACGCGCTCGTCTTCGCGCAGCGCCGCCTGTGCCGCTGGAGCGATGTTTCGATCTAG